ggcttgtgtgtgtgtgggggggagggggtcacgCACCTCTCTCCGTGTGGGTGTCCTGAAACTCCAAATTGTTCCTTTGAGGCAAAGTTCTTCCCTGAACCTGGGGCCCCCTCAGCTATGTCTAATGCCAACAAGGCCCAGCCTGGCTCTGCTCTGCTCAGAGTCAGGGGTTACAAGGTTCAGAGAACTCCCATCTTGCTAAGCTGGTGCTCGAGTGTGCGCCGTGCCCCTGGTGACAAAGTGAGCGTCCTTAGCTGCTGAGTCCACCATTTCGCTAGCTGTGCCTTCTGTTTGAGTTGCGTGGTTTTGGTAGTTTGGAGCCAGGATCTCACAATGTAGCCTGTGTTGGGTTGCAGGGCCAGGAAGAGTAGCTGAAGTGCCTATTTTaaataccaaagcagacctggcctacAAGTTCTCCCAGTATCCTGCAGTCCCTACCTGTTGCTGGGCACATAGGTAGGTACACCCCACAGtctaccctgaactttccagcccctGCAGCCCAGGGGCGGGGCTTCCTCTCCCCAAGGCTCTATTAGGTAATCTAGACATTTTGGTTCTGTCTCCTCTGCTTGTATACTTTCTTCCTCTGTCCCAGCCGCTGCCTTTCTGTCTGCACAGCGACTTCCCTGACCCCCTCCTGGGACATCAGTGAGCCTGCCATAGAATAACATCCAACCAACCTCATTATAAACTTGAAAACCCAGACTAAactcacctgcctcagccttcccagtgttAGTGTTGAGCTGTGTCTCTCACCGGCCGTCTTTTTTAGGACAGAGGCattattctctctgtctcacacatcCACGAGGggtattttttaagacagaggcATTATTCTCTGTCTCACACATCCACGAGGGATGATGAAGGTGAGcacactaaccaaagagcaagtcttttttttttttttaagatttatttatttatttatttatttatttatggtttttcgagacagggttttacaaCCATCAGGAATGAGATTTGacaccctgttctggtgtgtctgaagacaactacaatgtacttccatataataaataaatcttagccaggtgtggtggctcacgcctttaatcccagtacttgggaggcagaggtaggcggatttctgagttcgaggccagcctggtctacagagtgagttccaggacagccagggctacatagagaaaaccctgtctcgaactccctcccctccccctgaagggaaaaaagaaaagaaaaattcagggAAAGAGTCTTGGGGAAACAGAACAGGAATGGAGATACACTAGACAAACAACCTGGCTCCGACCCTGGCTCTGCTGTAGTTTTCTGTGTGACCCTGTGCACTTCAGAGCCTCGTTAGCCCAGTAATTCCACCTTCTGCCAGACTGGTGGGACCTCTACCCAGGCCTGCCATCTCCTCTGAATCCACGGGGTGGCACATCCGTCCTTCCTTCTGCCCTTTGTTTGGGGCAAGAGCCAAACTGCCTcagagagaaagtggagaagcaAGTGGCCTGGAAAGCCCGTGGCTTCACAGGCCTTCAAGGACTGCCTCCCTGAGTCATGGTGCTGGCATGTGTGGCTAACAGCATGGTGGAGCTTCCACGTCCTGGGAGTTAACAGACTGGAGAGCAGGTGTGGGGCTCCCACGGGACATCATGCATGGAAGGTGATGGACTGACTTTCTTCTTCTCaagacaagggtttctctgtgtggttctggctgttgtagaactccctctgtagaccaggctggccacgaactggagatctgcctgcctctgcctccagggtgtgGGATTAAAGTGGAGTGCCACCACCCATTGGTGAGCATTTCTGATCCTGGGCTTCAGCTTTTATTTTCAAGGCCCTGCAAAGCCAAGTGTCCTCACCCGTACCTGTCACCCTAcccctggggaggtggaggcaggaagatcaggagttcaaggtcatcctcccctacatagtgagtttcagaccaaCCTGGGGCCCatgactctgtcttaaaaacactTTACTTACCAACAGGCACTGAAGGGCTGGTGTTTAACTCACTGTGCAGTGCCTACCTAGCGAGGGGAATGGGAGGTACTTGGGTCAGGGTCCCCTTTTCTGCTCTCCCGTCTTCTTTGCCTGCAGTTCTCTGGGCTCAGAATAGCAATCAGTGAAAGACCTGGATGTGTACCCGTGTGTGCAGTACCTATCTGACCCAGGGTGGGCAAGTGATGGTGGTCTTGCCTGCCTCGTCTCTGTGGATTCAGTTCTGCCCAGGACAAGAATGGCAGGCAGCAGCTGATTTCTGACACACGAACTGCTGTTCCCCGCTGACCACCAGCCCCCCAGGCTGTGGTCCCTTCCAACTCACAGTGTCTGAGCCCACAGCTGTGTGTGGTGAGCCAGCTTGGAGCCCCAGCGGGAATGGCACGGGGGAGACAGTGGGAAGGGTGCTCTGCTAGGCAGCCAGCATTCCCCAGCGCCCGCTGCGGCTCCAGCTCCCACTGTGGTTTTCTGAGATTAAGTTCTCAGGAATATCACTCCTACTCAGCCTGCCTGGGGAAAGTCTCCCTAGATTTCCTGTGTCTTGTCTGACACCCCTACTCGAATCTGCTTCCTGCCCTAGAGGAGCTCTGTCCTTCCCTTGTCCCGCCCTTTGGCCAGGCCTTGTAGGGAGTGTGTGGGAGAAGCTTGGAGCTTAATTAGATCAGTCTCTTACTCAGCAGAGCCACTGGCTGTCTGGAAAATCTTCCCCCTATACTGTGGACTGCAGGCCCAGATTGATCAAGATGCTTTCTGCGGTTGCCTGGTGGCAGTCCTTAGCTTGCTCCCAGCTTAGCATTATTCTGTGTCACCATCTCTACCCtcccagcctccccccccccccccagcattttATCCCCTGTCACTTCCTTATTGCCAGGTGTGCTGACCTCCTTCCTAGCAGGAGATTgagagtccccccacccccacccccaccccggagcTCAAACACCTACCAGGTGTGAAACCTGAGACAAATCTCCAGCCTGGGTTTAGTTTCCATTTCCAGATGATGCGCGCAGCCAGGCATACTTCCATAGCTCCAGCCACTTACAAGTATGGCTGCCACAGAACCATTCAGCCAGCAGGAGCCTGAATGTGCTTGTGGCTCAAAGGGTAGGTAAGGGCGCTTGTCTTCCAAGCCTGGTGATCGAGTTTGATCTGGTCGTAATCCTTGTAAAGGTGAGAGAACTGATCCCTTACCTCTCACAAGCATGCCTGCACCCCGGGGCCTGCACTTACCTCCCTACATACTGTGACTCTCCATACAGACACACAGTAAAAAGGACCTATTAGGAGGTCCCGAGATCCAGGTGAGAGTGGCCCCAACAACAGAGGTCACAGGTAGAGTCCAAGTGTGGTCATGCCCATAACAGACAACCGATCCTGTCCCCCACAccagcccagctttttttttttttttaaagatttacttattttacttatatgagtacactgtagctgtcttcagccacaccagaagagggcatcagatcccatgacagatggttgtgagccaccatgtggttgttgcgatttgaactcaggacctctggaagagcagtcagtgctcttaaccactgagccatctctccagcctccagcccaGCCCTTGTGTCATGAGGAGACAGCCTTCAAATCTGGCTGCCTGGCTCCTCCTGCTCATTTCCTAGGTCTATGCATCTTTCCTGCTTAAGGAAACAGCTCTTAACTGCAGCTAACCccaacagaaagagggagagactggAGAAAGGGGCTGGCCACCTGCTGGGTGCTCTTACCACTGTCCTAAAAAACCACCTAGTCCTGGTGACACTTCAGAGGAAGACACTATGTGCCTTAGGGATTGGTGGCAGTAGAACACAGGTGAATGGGTCAACCCCTGGACTTCATATAATGTCTTGGGACTTAAGGGAAATGGCCAGATGGATCCGTCCCTCAGTTTACCTCATCTGTAAATTAGATTCAGGACTGCTCCTCCTTCTGGCTGGTTCTCTTAGAAGGAGCAAGTCAGGCTGTGGGTAGGAATTTGGGCAGGAGGCTGTGGCCTGGCCCCAAGATGTCCCAGGCAGCCAGCCAGTGCTGGGCAGTGACTCAGAGCCTAGGCATGCAGAGCTGGGGGCTCTCCAGGGTGCTGGGCCACAGTCCTCACTCACTGGACCTTGGAGTCAGCCCCCAGTGCTCCTCCAGGGAAGGGAGTGAGGCTCCCCTGCCACCAGAGGGTCAGGAGTTTGAGCAGCTGGGCACTTGCCCTTCTTGTGCAAAGCCTCGTTGTTGGTTCCTGCTGCTCTGCTGGGTTTTTTggtaagatttatgtattttatgagtGGTTCGCTTACATGTGTCTGCACACTGTGTGTGCCTGGCACATGATGAAGTCAGAAGGCTCCAATCTCCTGAACTACAGCTAAAGACATTTAACTCTGTGGATggtgggaatcgaacccagatcCCTTGGAAGAGCAGAAGGTGCTATTTAGGTGAAGACAAATACGGGCCCTTGGATCCTGTGAGGCCTCAGGCCATCAGACTTGATGGCAAGAACCTTAcccatgagccatctccctagccctccaGCTTGGCTATGTTGGCAGCCTTGAACTCCATGGCTACGTTCTCCACCAGGCACCAGGTCTGCAGGTCAGCATGTACAACCGTGAGTTCTCTATCCTGCACCGTCTCACACTGGTATgaaaacacaagtccacagcagtgaCTCCGCAGGCAATGTGGACTAATGCTAGTCCTGCAGACGTTAGCTGTATTATGTGACCTTCCCAAGGGACACTCAGCCATGGCTCAGACACTTCCTGTTGTCAGGACACTACTGGAATCCAGTGAGGTCGGGGATGGTGTCCCCAAAAGCTAAGACATCATACAGCTGTCACTAGGTGAGGTGGAGTGACCTGGCTCTGgatgtggctcagcagttgggCACAACCTGAGAATCTTCCAGTGACGAGCTTGGCATCAGGACCTCATAAAAAGGGGGAGAGTGGGCCAAGGTGGCTGCTAGCCAACTGCTTACAATcgaagcaggaggacctgaggtcAAACCCCCAAACCTGGGCCAACTGCTGGGGCAGTGGGAGAAAGCAAATCCTTGGAGttcaaaccctgcctcaaaaaaataaagtgtggaggggctggagagatgccgcagctgttaagagcactggctgctcttacagagtttGGGTCCCGGTACCCACGAggcggctcacaaccagctgtagcttcagtttcagaggatctgacaactctggcctcctcaggcaccaagcATACTCATGCACATACCCCCACAGAAGAACCAACTCCAGCAAGctgttacacacatacacacccaccatgctgcacacacacttttttttaaaaagagtatttatttaatgtatgtgagtacactgtggctgtcttcagacacaccagaagagggcatcggatcccattacagatgggaattgaacccagaacctctggaagagcaatcagtgtgctcttaaccactgagccatctctccagccccaactgcacacatttttgtttttgtttttttgtttgtttgttttttttttttttttgttttttcaagacagggtttctctgtatagccctggctgtcctggaactcactctgtagaccaggctggcctcgaactcagaaatccgcctgcctctgcctcccaagtgctgggattaaaggcgtgcgccaccacgcccggctaggcacacattttttaaaattgtaattaaggggatggagagacagctcaacaattaagagcactggctgctcttctatagaatacaggttcgattcccagtagccacatggcagctcagaaccacccataactccagtttcagggggtctgaaGCCCTCTCTAACCTCTCCTGGAATACACAGctaacagacacacatgcagacaaaacattcatacagtaaatgtaattacaaataaaaaagaagctgcaggccagcctggactccatGCTGTCTCAAAGCAAGTAGATAAATCAATGAACGCACTCACATACAGACATTTAATTTTAGAGTGATCCCCTCCTTGGCTCCCTCAACCCCAGTTCTGTGCAAGGTATGAGGTCAAGGCTCTGGCTCCCACGTGGTGTCCACCAGGCTCCAGAGGTAGTCACTGATGAACTTCGGCGAGAGCTGTGCACTGTCCAAGTGGATGGGCTGGGCCACTGTGGGGCCGTGGTGGACTGAGGACGAGATGAAAGGAAAGTGTTTTCGGTCCTCCCAGGTCCAGTCGCTAACCTTGAACTGTGGtgactcctcctgcctcagcttcccaagtgctgggatgatatCAGGctaatttctttttatgtttatttatctgggtgtgtgtgagtgcaaaCATGCCACAGTGTCCCTGTGGACTCAGATGACAACGTATATAGCTGTTCTCCCAccagtgggtcccagggattgaattccAGTCATTAGGCTCGGTGAGACGTGCCTAGATggatcatttctttttaattaaaaatgatataTTTGCTGGATGTGATGGCAAACACccacagtcccagcacttgagagacagaaacGGGAGGTTCACCAAGGATTTGCAGCTGGTCTGGAGAACATGTAGGCTCCAGGTTACCCGCAGGCTGAGAAAACGATCTACTACATTTTTATCTTCTGTCTACGATGCCCTCCCCTGATACTATTGTAGCGCACAGTTAAATTGTCTTCCCTTTACCCATCATCTATAGACACTGTCTGCATCTGGATGTGGAGGGTGACACCCCATGAACATGATGCATCGCTATCTCTGCAAGAGTCCACTTTGTACTCTTGGgcacagggtttctcagtgtagccctggctgtcctgaaacgtACTCTAGCTAGTTGacgaggctagcctcaaactccagtgagatccactgcctctgccttcacagTGCGAGGGCGggttgtgccaccacgcctgactgtGTCTAGTATGTGAAGATGCACCCATTTCCCCCAGGTGCCTCCTCCCACCCCAACATCGACTTCTCAAAGGATACTGCCCTTGATCATCCCTGGCTCGCATTCATAATCCCACTGTATTTTACTAATTTGGTGATAGAGATGAGCCACATACCTAGGTAGAacgaggggaagggagagaagacagTTACCACAGCATCCATGTCAACCACGCCACAGGGCAAGAGTAGGCCCAGCCTGCAGAACCTACACTGCAGAGGGGATGGTGACGGTGTTGTCCTCATCTACATCCCTCTCCTGGCGCTGGagctcttcctccatctccctgaGCTCCTGCAGCTCTGTGATGAGCTGAGTGCACTGGGTTAAGGCCAAGGCTCAGACAGGAAGGACCATCACCCACCTCACTGCCCCACCAGGTCAGAGCACCAAGTGCTCAGGCcttttcttccttcagtgttaggGACAAAAGCTAAGACCTGACACACGCTAGGCAGGCTCTACCAGAGCACAAGCCAGCCCCTCAGTGGGGGATtccaggcaggggctctaccactgagccacactcccacctctctctctggaggattctaggcaggaacTCTGGCACTGCACTGAGCGGCCACCGGACATAGCAAAGGATATCGTAGCCTAGCCTGCACACAGGTGTCCTCCTTGCTGGTCCTCTGGAGCTCCACCTCCAGCTGCTGCAGCTCGGTGTCCCCCTGGCGCGTACATTCTTTCAGTTCAAGAAGGCTCTGAGCCACTTCCTCCTCCACAGCCAGAGTCTCTGCAATGGGACAGAAGCAGGTGCCCTTTCATTCTGTCTTCTGCCCAGGCGAACTCTGACGGTGCCTCATGCCACCACCCAGTCAGAGTTCTGCTACATCTGAGCACCTCCCAACATCTGGGCCTTGCTCCTGCTCTGCCAGAACACAGGCGATACTGAGAATGGCAGTGTGTAGCTGTCATCCattgctcaggaggcagaggcaggaggatgcagaGTTCTACTCTGGCTTAGGTTAAACTCAAGAGACCCTACGCTATAAGCACTACAAAAATCCTAATAGCCGGATGAGATGCTAACAAGTCTGACGGACTGAGTTCCATTTCTGGGACCCACTTGGTAGAAGGACAGAAGTGACGCCCCTAAGTTGTCCACCATGCCCATCCTGTGTGGTGCTGGGGGTGGAAGCCAAGACTTTCTGTGTGCTGGGCAGgccttttacccactaagccgcACTTGGTATCTTTTGTTTGGGAAGTagtcttatgtagctcaggttggcctctgatctctgaatgggggggggggggtgtcggtGTGCAGCTCCCTCGCCAGCTTCTGTTATAAACTCTatgatttggggggaggggatgttGAATGATAAGATGAGGGTCTCACTGTGCTGTCCAGGTTGGCCACAAACTCCTGGGCTCAAAGAATCCTTCTGTCTTATCCTCCCAAATTATTCTACAGAAGCAGGTCACAAAGTATAGCCATCAAATTACTTAATTTTAATTATCTTATGGTATTGGGTTTGAATTTAGAGCCTCcatcacacatgctaggcaagcactgtactacCTACGCAGAACCCACCTCAAAAGGCATGTGGGGTGGGACCTGGGTGAGGGTgacagagggtttctctgtagctaaTTATGTAACTGAGGTTAGCCTTGAATTCTCAGCAGCCTCCTGCTTCGGTCTCCCAAATTCTAAGAGCACATGTTCAAGCCGCTAATGACtcattcaaagaagaaacagcaggtttgcgtgtggaggtcagaggacaagctgcAGGGGTCAGTTCTACCACCTggctcccaggaatcaaacttaaCATCGTCAGGTAGGCACCAAGTGTCTCTACCCAGTGAACCATCCTGCCAGCCCTCAGGTTTTTACTTCATTACTACTGCTTGCTCCCAAGGCCTCCTGTAGCCACATGTGTTCTCTCTGAGCTACAATCTCAGAGATAAAACTTCTCATTTTACTTTTGGTCTTCTGTCAATCAGGCTGCTTTGAATTCCTTCCAGCCTTCcattcctgaccctcctgcttgtCTCTGGAACACTGGTCTGACAGGCCCATTCTGCCATGCCTGGCATGgaacccagggtttcatgcatgccAGTCAAGTGTATCCCTGCCCCCTCAACAGTTTCAGGTTTCCCCCAATATCTTTGCAGAAACCCCTCCCCAGTCCCGCCCATGTTACCCCTCCTAATGATAGAAAGCATTTGTCTCCTCAGCCCATCACTGCAGTACAAATGTTATCCTGTCTCCTCTCCAGTAGGATGCCAGCCACCAAGGGACTCCTTCCCTGCTGTCACCCGAGGTCCAGCTCACGGCAGGCTCTGTTCACAAGTCTATTGGGAAGGCacgaaactttaaaaaatgttcccagggccggacgtggtggcgcatgccttaaatcccagcacttgggaggcagaggcaggcggatttgaattcgagaccagcctggtctacagagtgagttccaggacagccagggctacacagagaaaccctgtcttgaaacaaaacaaaacaaagttcaaaCAAACCTTTGACAGGGAAGGACACTGAGATGGGAGATTGCTCACACCTGTGACCAAGGCACTGAGGAGCTGAAAGGTTCTTTGAATTTCTCAGCTAAGTAGTTCTCTACTAGTCAGAGCTACATTTAAGCCTGAGTCCTGGAAAGTTAATAAAGGGTCGTGCCCTGCTAACTCTATATTTAATTACGCTTAAGTCCCTAGATGACAACCGTTGTCATGACAACGGTTTCACCGGTGGAGAAATCAAGGCTCGGGTGTGACTGCTCTCCCTCGGAAGACCCTCAAGAACGGCGAGCAGGAGTGGAGGTGGGGGCTGGATCATAAAGACTTCCAAAGGCGCCTGAGCTACGAAGTACGATCGTATAGAGTCGCGCATTGTGAGCTATGACACTTATCTGGACGCCTCTGAGCCATGGCAATtgtcagatggggaaactgaggcccaggagTACCAGCTCCCCCCGAGAAGTCCCCCGGGGCTGGGGCGCAGGGGACCGGCCCTCACCCCGAAGCTGCCGGTAGGCGCCGTCCTGCATCTCCAGCAGCCGCTCCATCATCTGCTCGTAGCTCCCGAGCAGCCGCCGCTGCTGCGCCTCGGCGCGGTTGGCCCCCAGCAGGCTCAGTAGCCAGTTGCTCACCTCCACCATGTCGCGGAAAGCCGCCATGACTGATCGCGCCGAGTCCGAACCCGCGCAAATTCGTCTCACCAcgggccccgccccctccccagaGCGCATAAGTCTCATTGGATCGTTCCTACGTCCGTCTCCTGCAGGACTCAATCAGCGAGGGGACAGAGCGCTTCGGAAGGAGCGGCCATTTTGTGGAGATCCTGTGCGAAATTTCTTCTGTCACTCAGGTGTGAGGATCAATCATCgtaggcgggggaggggggggggcggcggcgcGGGGGGGGGGCGTGTCACACGTGGCCAGTTTGCGATTGGCCTGGTACGCGTGCGTCGATTGTCGGGCTATGAACTCCGGGGAGAGTCCAGGGCGTTAGGAGTCTGTTGCGCATGCGTAAACTGGAAAGCTGCGCGACTCTTAGAGAAATTTGCAGGTATCAGTCGCTGCTTGAAGGGCAATGTAACGGATGgtttattatttttgcttgttttttttttttagtttactttaggaatatattaattatacataaaacTGGGATTCattgggtttatttttttcttggcgGGGGTTGGGATGTGTGAGCTGTGAGATGTTGAGACTATGTAGAACTGGCTGTCCAGGAGCTCTTTGTtagagatccatctacctctgcctcctagtggTTGGATTATAGGAACATGCCACCACAATCATTCACCAGTCTCTATTTTTTAggcttatttctctttctttaatgtgtatgggtaaacgttttgcctacatgtatgtatgtgtcagcAGAGGTCATAAAAGGGCATCTGACCACTTGGAGCTagatatggatggttgtgagccatcatgtggtgctgggagccaaaccctggttctctacaagagcatccaatgttctgggaaggcagaggcaggcagatcccagagtttgaggccagcctggtctacaaataaagctccaggagagccaggattatatagagaccttgtctcaaaaataaaataaaataaaatctttaagtaGGAGTCTAGCATGTATCTAGCATGTAGCACTCAGGTGATGGGAGCTTGAGGATGGaggtaaattccaggccagcctgggcaacaagaGCAGTGAACCCcgaagctgagcatggtggctcaggaATCAGGAGCCTAAGGAAGAGGAATTGCCATTCATGGGACTCCAGAGTGCtgagtgaattccagaccagcctgaactacaaagtGAACCCTGTCTCCTTAAATACCTATaccccagagctggagagatggctcagcggttaagagcactcactcactgctttcccagaggttctgagttcaatttccagcaaccacatggtggctcacaaccatctgtagtgagatccaatgtctttttttttttttttttggggggggggtttgagacagggtttctctgtatagccctggctgtcctggaactaacattgtagaccaggctggcctcgaactcagaacctgcctgcctctgcctcccaagtgctgggattaaaggtgtgtgccaccactgcccagctgatgccctcttctggtgtgtctgaagagagcaatggtgtactcctatacataaaataaataaataatctttttaaaaaatacaacccagacagacacagacactcacTTCTATCATATTCTCTGACACTCACTTCTATCATATTCTCTGACCTGTATACATCTGTGGTGACAcaccgctccccccccccaacaataaAGAGGATTTTTGAAAATATGAAGCCATCAAACAGACAACAACAATAAGATAAAACGAAAATTGGGAAGTGATGATGGAGGGGTGGGCAGGGAGGGCAGTTGGCAATCTGATTGTCTGGACGTGAGCTGGGCCCCTGAGCTCTCAGTAGAAACTGCTCCATCTCCACCTGGCAACTGTGTGACCCTGTCAAGTCAACCCTCCTTCCTTGGGCCTAAGTCAGTAAATTGCATAACAGTGCAAGTCAGTGagagaatgcttgcttagcacaCAGTCAagcatgggggttgggggtgggtggggacccAGGGTTCAGTTTCTAGCTGTGCAACTTGTGCCAGTGACCTTGGCACAAGATCTGGCAGGTTCCTACCAGATCTTTCTAAACCCTGGGGCTAAAGATAGCCTGTTCTTATCAGCAGGGGAGGGTCAGGAGTTAACTACTGGGATTGAGCAAGAGAGCCCATCACACAGAAGTGTCCCTGGCCCAAAGTGCCACCCACCTCTCATCTAAGAGCAAAGGGTGTGCCACCTCACAGTCCTGGCCAAAGCTTCTGTCCAGAAAGAGGCACACACCTGAAAAGACTGGGAAAGGAAAGTGCTGATTACTGGGGACGCAGAAGGGCTGGCACGGGCTGAGGCTGCAAAGTGGAGATAATGCAGGTGCCTTAACACAGGGTTGAGGTGTGGAGGAGAACAGCTGAGCACTTGCCTACCACACAGGGAGCACGGGGCTCAGTCGCCGCCGGCTCTGGGTGAAATCAGGTGCAGGGTTGTTGGTAAGCCCAGTCCTCGACGGTGCAGGTAGAAGTATCAGACTTTCAAGATCAGTCTCAGCTAGGAATTGAGTTGAAGACAACCTGAGctataggagaccctgtctcaaaacaaaccaaaaccaaaactagtaagccaacaaacagaacaaaaagcgccagagagatgtctcagtggttaagagcactttttgctCAATCAGGAAGCCTGGGGTTCAAATCTCAGCCCCCTTTGTCAGATGGTTCACaaacacttgtaactccagctccaaaggatcccatgccctcttctgacctccaaggacaCTGCATATGCAGGTAAAGTATACAGACAGAAAAGAACCTGAGAGGGACAATAGCTATGATACAAGGACTAAggaagtggctcagtggatagagtaTATGGTGTGCAAGcaggaggacccaagttcaagtctccagCCCCATATCAAATTCAGGCAGAGCAGACATTTttttagaagatttatttattattatatgtaagtacactgtagctgtcttcagacactccagaagagggagtcagatctcattacgaatggttgtgagccaccatgtggttgctgggatttgaactcaggaccttcgggagagcagtcgggtgctcttacctgctgagccatctcaccagccccccgaGAGCAGACATGTtaatgcatgcctataatcccagctcttgtgGGGTAAAGGTAAGAGACCAGACCAACTCCAtattgggttcagactccatcttagagaccCTGACCTAAGCACTCACTTCCAGGTTACTCCCTAGCAAGTCTGCACATGCAAGTCCCTCCCtgacaaccaccaatcaggaagaAAGCAAAAGTGAAGTTTACGGTTTgcctcccagcaccagccaattatttaAAGGGCAACAAAATTCCATAGTAGCCCCCCAATCAGATGTGTGCCAGACTAGAACCCTcttactt
This portion of the Mus musculus strain C57BL/6J chromosome 9, GRCm38.p6 C57BL/6J genome encodes:
- the Spc24 gene encoding kinetochore protein Spc24 isoform 1 (isoform 1 is encoded by transcript variant 1), producing MAAFRDMVEVSNWLLSLLGANRAEAQQRRLLGSYEQMMERLLEMQDGAYRQLRETLAVEEEVAQSLLELKECTRQGDTELQQLEVELQRTSKEDTCVQARLRQLITELQELREMEEELQRQERDVDEDNTVTIPSAVYVAHLYHQISKIQWDYECEPGMIKGIHHGPTVAQPIHLDSAQLSPKFISDYLWSLVDTTWEPEP
- the Spc24 gene encoding kinetochore protein Spc24 isoform 2 (isoform 2 is encoded by transcript variant 2), with protein sequence MAAFRDMVEVSNWLLSLLGANRAEAQQRRLLGSYEQMMERLLEMQDGAYRQLRETLAVEEEVAQSLLELKECTRQGDTELQQLEVELQRTSKEDTCVQARLRQLITELQELREMEEELQRQERDVDEDNTVTIPSAVPPRPHSGPAHPLGQCTALAEVHQ